The following proteins come from a genomic window of Thiothrix winogradskyi:
- a CDS encoding proteasome-type protease, producing MTYCIGISLDDGLVLTSDSRTNAGIDHVSTYSKMHRCVTNPDRCLVIMSAGNLATTQGVIQQIRRDVLEGLPRNINTLNYLADVAEYLGDVLVNRIRKHTEQTGFVPDATLILGGQIQGRNPNIYMIYPQGNYITSSDDTPYLQIGESKYGKPVLDRFITRSASLEDAAICSLISMDSTMKSNASVGPPIEVLIYPRDQFNAPKHYKFDAEDPYLLDIRHEWANQLNQAFRSMPRLEVHAKPDGNLHTF from the coding sequence ATGACATATTGTATCGGCATTTCTCTCGACGATGGGCTTGTTTTAACCTCTGACTCACGTACTAACGCGGGCATTGATCATGTTAGCACTTACAGCAAGATGCACCGCTGCGTCACCAACCCCGACCGCTGCTTGGTGATTATGAGTGCGGGCAATCTCGCCACCACTCAAGGCGTGATCCAACAAATCCGCCGCGATGTATTGGAAGGCTTGCCTCGCAACATCAATACCTTAAACTATCTGGCAGACGTTGCCGAATACTTAGGCGATGTGCTAGTCAACCGGATTCGCAAGCACACCGAACAAACCGGCTTTGTACCGGATGCCACCTTGATCCTCGGCGGGCAGATTCAAGGGCGCAACCCCAACATCTACATGATTTACCCGCAAGGTAACTACATTACCTCCTCAGATGACACCCCTTACCTGCAAATCGGCGAAAGCAAATACGGCAAACCCGTGCTGGATCGCTTCATCACCCGCAGTGCTTCGCTGGAAGATGCCGCCATTTGCTCGCTGATCTCGATGGATTCCACCATGAAAAGCAACGCCAGCGTCGGACCACCGATTGAGGTCTTGATTTACCCACGCGACCAGTTCAACGCCCCCAAACACTACAAGTTTGACGCGGAAGACCCGTATTTACTCGACATCCGTCACGAATGGGCGAATCAGTTGAACCAGGCATTCCGTTCCATGCCCCGGTTGGAAGTCCACGCCAAACCCGATGGCAACTTACATACCTTCTGA
- a CDS encoding zinc-binding metallopeptidase family protein: MKRFHCICGQEVLFEDKECPCCGRSLGFNPDTLEMLVLSRAPHLRVCSLREHSVGCNWLLSHTDKHKQCYSCRLTRTVPAQDIPINVQRWTVLERSKRRLVYSLITLGLPLVGREQDPCSGMVFDFLEDQRTNPLVKKRVVYTGHKNGVITLHAVEADESHRVTAREQLKERYRTVLGHLRHESGHYYWDKLVRDSAWYPRFRNLFGGEENYRESLDCYYAYGAIPQWEKRHISAYASAHPWEDWAETWAHYLHIMDTLETATSFGLIHREAVNPDDFHLLMQEWRQLSRTMNALNRSMGQPDAYPFTLSRQVIVKLRFIHQLVTGSEGM; the protein is encoded by the coding sequence ATGAAACGTTTCCATTGTATTTGCGGTCAGGAAGTATTGTTTGAGGATAAGGAATGCCCGTGCTGTGGCAGATCATTAGGGTTTAACCCGGATACCTTGGAAATGTTGGTGCTGAGCCGTGCGCCGCATCTGCGGGTATGCTCGCTGCGGGAGCATTCGGTGGGGTGTAATTGGTTATTGTCGCATACCGATAAGCACAAGCAGTGCTATTCGTGCCGGTTGACACGCACGGTTCCGGCACAAGATATTCCTATCAATGTGCAGCGTTGGACGGTATTGGAACGCTCAAAGAGGCGCTTGGTGTATTCGTTGATTACTTTAGGCTTGCCGTTGGTGGGGCGCGAACAAGACCCGTGTTCCGGTATGGTGTTTGATTTTTTGGAAGATCAACGTACTAACCCGTTGGTGAAAAAAAGGGTGGTGTACACCGGCCATAAAAATGGGGTGATTACCTTACACGCGGTGGAAGCGGATGAATCGCATCGGGTCACAGCGCGTGAACAATTGAAGGAGCGCTACCGCACGGTGCTGGGGCATTTGCGCCATGAAAGCGGGCATTATTATTGGGACAAATTGGTGCGTGATTCGGCATGGTATCCGCGTTTTCGCAATTTGTTTGGTGGCGAGGAAAATTACCGCGAATCGTTGGACTGCTACTACGCTTATGGCGCAATCCCGCAATGGGAAAAACGCCACATTAGCGCTTACGCCAGCGCTCATCCGTGGGAAGATTGGGCGGAAACTTGGGCGCATTACCTGCACATTATGGATACGCTGGAGACAGCGACCAGCTTTGGCTTAATCCACCGTGAGGCTGTTAACCCCGACGACTTCCATTTGCTGATGCAGGAATGGCGGCAACTCTCGCGCACAATGAATGCGCTCAACCGCAGCATGGGGCAGCCGGATGCTTACCCCTTTACGCTGTCACGGCAGGTTATTGTGAAACTGCGCTTTATTCACCAACTGGTGACAGGCTCAGAAGGTATGTAA
- a CDS encoding DUF6394 family protein, producing MNSEKVVFGFFILLALTLNFGFFIGDIDNIAHHNVYELFAALVVSLIATVLKFGDRTHLGAIFLATSLVADLQLLMAALIWGYAAHISPTGLDTEATVAIVSFSGGALLANIVSVILLLAETMTVRR from the coding sequence ATGAACTCAGAAAAAGTGGTTTTTGGTTTTTTTATCCTGTTGGCGTTGACGTTGAACTTCGGTTTTTTCATTGGCGACATTGACAACATTGCCCATCACAATGTCTACGAATTGTTTGCCGCACTGGTCGTCAGCCTGATTGCCACGGTGTTGAAGTTTGGTGACAGAACCCATCTGGGGGCAATTTTTCTGGCAACCAGTTTGGTGGCAGATTTGCAATTGCTGATGGCTGCCCTGATCTGGGGTTATGCTGCTCACATAAGCCCAACCGGACTCGATACAGAAGCGACTGTGGCGATTGTTTCTTTCTCTGGCGGAGCTTTGTTGGCGAACATAGTTTCAGTCATTCTGTTATTGGCGGAAACCATGACCGTGCGCCGCTAG
- a CDS encoding potassium channel family protein encodes MPDIFYVLLRRMRTPLIVLIVVYSVAVLGFTLIPGQDAEGQPWHMSFFHALYVVSYTASTIGFGEIPYAFTDAQRLWMMFVIHLTVIGWLYSIGSLLTVLQDPAFRRLRTEYVFQRSVKRLRTPFYLVCGYGDTGGILIKALADEGIKAVVVDRDENRLNALELNDYIRRPLGLLADAAKPAVLEMAGITNSYCIGVIALTDSDQTNVMVALSAHLLNPNLRVLARVESAEAAASIRSFGKNEVINPFETFAGRLAMAIHSPGMYTLFTWMTGVPHEPLREPLFPDRGLWVICGFGRFGTALHRHLEAAGIPMQVIDPDPITNQTPAGAIIGSGVEATTLQQAGIKQAVGVVAGTNDDVSNLSILMTARELRRDIFMVARQNQRDNSVVFDRADIDLLMKRGDVIAHKIFALLRTPLISDFLETAREHDNDWANQMVSRILGVVSDEVPYLWEIKINKVRTPALYKACLMEQVQLRDLLRDPRERVKSLPAIPLLLKRDGKATMLPELDKPLEVSDRLLMCAAWPISDEMRWATQNENVLHYLLTGQETSGGDLWGRLLQNR; translated from the coding sequence ATGCCTGACATTTTTTATGTGCTATTACGGCGGATGCGTACCCCACTGATTGTGCTAATTGTGGTGTATTCGGTGGCGGTGTTGGGTTTTACCCTGATTCCGGGGCAAGATGCGGAAGGTCAGCCTTGGCATATGTCGTTTTTCCACGCACTTTATGTCGTCAGTTACACCGCATCCACCATTGGCTTTGGGGAAATTCCCTACGCCTTTACCGATGCGCAACGCTTATGGATGATGTTCGTTATCCATCTCACGGTAATTGGCTGGTTGTACAGTATCGGTTCATTACTGACCGTGTTGCAAGACCCTGCGTTTCGGCGGTTGCGTACTGAATACGTGTTTCAGCGCAGTGTAAAACGTTTGCGCACTCCGTTTTATCTGGTGTGTGGTTACGGCGATACCGGCGGTATTTTGATCAAGGCATTGGCTGATGAAGGCATTAAGGCGGTGGTGGTTGACCGTGATGAAAATCGCCTTAACGCCTTGGAATTGAATGATTACATCCGCCGTCCGTTGGGGTTGTTAGCGGATGCTGCCAAGCCAGCGGTTTTGGAAATGGCGGGCATTACCAACAGTTATTGCATTGGCGTGATTGCGCTGACCGATTCCGACCAAACCAATGTGATGGTGGCATTGAGTGCGCACTTGCTCAACCCAAATCTCCGGGTATTGGCGCGAGTCGAATCCGCAGAAGCGGCGGCAAGTATCCGTTCTTTTGGCAAAAATGAGGTCATCAACCCGTTCGAGACGTTCGCGGGGCGGTTGGCAATGGCGATTCATTCACCCGGCATGTATACCTTGTTTACTTGGATGACCGGGGTTCCGCACGAGCCATTGCGTGAGCCGTTATTCCCTGACCGGGGTTTATGGGTAATTTGTGGGTTTGGGCGGTTTGGCACAGCTTTGCACCGGCATTTGGAAGCGGCGGGCATCCCCATGCAAGTGATTGACCCAGACCCTATTACCAACCAAACTCCGGCGGGGGCAATTATTGGCTCAGGGGTAGAGGCAACCACCTTGCAACAAGCCGGGATTAAACAGGCGGTAGGCGTAGTAGCTGGGACAAACGATGACGTGAGCAACTTGTCAATTTTGATGACCGCCCGCGAATTACGCCGGGATATTTTCATGGTTGCACGGCAGAACCAGCGTGATAACAGCGTGGTGTTTGATCGCGCCGACATTGATCTGCTGATGAAACGCGGTGATGTGATTGCCCACAAAATTTTTGCCTTGCTGCGAACACCTCTAATCAGCGATTTTCTGGAGACTGCCCGTGAGCACGATAATGATTGGGCAAACCAAATGGTTAGCCGGATTTTGGGCGTGGTCAGTGATGAAGTACCCTACTTATGGGAAATCAAAATCAATAAGGTGCGCACTCCCGCGTTGTACAAAGCGTGTTTGATGGAGCAAGTGCAGTTACGTGATTTGCTACGTGACCCACGCGAGCGGGTTAAAAGTTTGCCTGCCATTCCGCTGTTATTGAAACGGGATGGGAAAGCCACGATGTTGCCAGAATTGGACAAGCCGCTGGAAGTGAGCGACCGTTTGCTAATGTGTGCGGCGTGGCCGATTAGTGATGAGATGCGTTGGGCAACGCAAAATGAAAATGTTTTGCATTATTTACTGACAGGACAAGAGACTTCAGGGGGCGACTTATGGGGAAGATTATTACAAAACCGTTAA
- a CDS encoding helix-hairpin-helix domain-containing protein, with amino-acid sequence MELEVVAIKYVGLATVKRLAEHGITTVEQLAALSVEALTALPGIGENTAPLIIANAQEILAPPIIEAEVETPEPMEEVESVEVVTEVAPETSPEPELSVKAQKKLAKQAKKLKKAQKAEKKAARKAEKKAEKKAEKQLKAEKKAAEKAEKKAAKQAKKEKKAEKKAAKQKG; translated from the coding sequence ATGGAACTAGAAGTCGTAGCCATCAAGTACGTAGGTCTTGCCACCGTCAAGCGCTTAGCCGAACATGGCATTACCACCGTCGAACAACTCGCCGCCCTGTCAGTGGAAGCCTTAACTGCTCTGCCCGGTATCGGTGAAAACACCGCGCCACTCATTATTGCCAATGCACAAGAAATTCTCGCTCCGCCAATCATCGAAGCTGAAGTCGAAACCCCAGAACCGATGGAAGAAGTAGAAAGCGTTGAAGTTGTGACGGAAGTAGCGCCGGAAACCTCTCCAGAACCCGAACTCTCTGTAAAAGCCCAAAAGAAACTGGCAAAACAAGCCAAAAAGCTGAAAAAGGCTCAAAAAGCGGAGAAAAAAGCTGCCCGCAAAGCGGAAAAGAAAGCCGAGAAAAAGGCTGAAAAACAACTAAAAGCCGAGAAAAAAGCCGCCGAAAAAGCAGAAAAGAAAGCCGCAAAACAAGCCAAGAAAGAAAAGAAAGCCGAGAAAAAGGCAGCCAAACAAAAAGGGTAA
- a CDS encoding cell division protein ZipA C-terminal FtsZ-binding domain-containing protein, whose translation MELVSLIIMVLGLAALVGIYVISRISRQNSPTKRDETVPVLRDADGNELSSVADDVPARDGKRPAANARDMSDVMMSNVSGKSQEPAVAPSAAPTAILPPQLVLFIAADIEAGFGGEEVLQALDDAGLGFGEMDIFHRYILTEQGETSLFSVANGVKPWTLVPNELVMQATPGLSMILNLPSPIDDNEAINDFLRTAERLAQSLNGVLKDHNQQPITPDVRSDLLALAA comes from the coding sequence ATGGAACTGGTAAGTCTGATTATCATGGTGCTGGGTCTAGCGGCTCTGGTGGGTATTTACGTGATTAGCCGTATTTCCCGGCAAAATTCCCCCACTAAGCGGGATGAAACCGTTCCCGTGCTGCGTGATGCCGATGGCAACGAGCTTTCCAGTGTTGCCGATGATGTGCCCGCCCGCGATGGTAAACGCCCTGCTGCCAATGCCCGCGATATGTCGGATGTGATGATGTCGAATGTTTCCGGCAAATCACAAGAGCCAGCCGTCGCGCCGAGTGCTGCGCCTACTGCGATCTTGCCGCCGCAATTGGTTTTGTTCATTGCGGCAGATATTGAGGCGGGCTTTGGGGGTGAAGAGGTACTGCAAGCGTTGGACGATGCAGGCTTGGGGTTTGGCGAGATGGATATTTTTCACCGCTATATTCTGACTGAACAGGGCGAAACCAGTTTGTTCAGCGTGGCGAACGGGGTTAAACCTTGGACATTAGTACCGAATGAATTAGTGATGCAAGCCACACCTGGGCTTTCCATGATTCTGAATTTGCCCAGCCCGATTGACGACAACGAAGCAATCAATGACTTTTTGCGTACCGCTGAGCGTTTGGCGCAGTCGCTGAATGGGGTGTTGAAAGACCATAACCAACAACCGATTACGCCGGATGTGCGTTCTGATTTGTTGGCATTAGCGGCTTAA
- the smc gene encoding chromosome segregation protein SMC has translation MNSRVDVENALVLYHACAFVHYHAHKLGKEVRLSKIRIAGFKSFVDPVTLDLRSNLTGILGPNGCGKSNTIDAVRWVMGESSAKHLRGASMEDVIFNGSSSRKPIGLASVELVFDNSDGKLGGEYANYAEISIKRQVSRDGDSKYFLNGAKCRRRDITDIFLGTGLGPRSYAIIEQGMISRLIEAKPEELRHTLEEAAGISRYKERRRETETRMAHTRENLERLSDLRDELEKQLERLDKQAKAAQRFRELRDQERQLEASALLLQWQHLQADGAQRLRELSQLSNTYQAHLTEMHHLEAVVTELREGYADANETLNAVQGEYYQAGSEIARIEQSIQHQRDIERRQQDALRTAEQSIAETLRHAAEDRTKLSVSEAALADLIPREDDLSTQLAFAEERLAEAEDQLNDWQEHWHTLQQHIADPTRQAQVEKVRIEQLERQLSQTSQRLERLQQEANNLAPANVADDVQLLEAQREAATEELTLAEDQLANLSVTLSQQQQVQRDLNSQLDAQRSRRQSLQGRLASLETLQQSGLDKTNKARQQWLKEHALDTAPRLAEILKVEAGWETAFETVLGEDLDAICIQGARGTEAFPKAGITLLNIAAPLAPSPLEGDGWGEGSLAHKLHVPEAARSLVTGIHCAETLHEALSQRHSLAPGESIITRDGLWLGTNWLRSRRQDEANGSILQRQQEIDSLREQLERLETELNDWQTNADTLRTRISTLEQQRQQAQADVNRLHRSESEQRNRLHTLQQRIDQLSQRRQQIDSECTELASQQQQQTAEHELATTQRNAALALLETLQTERDQLATTREDWQHAVGEARRTQRDLQDTVQDVRLQIETHRTQRDNSQRQLERIHSRLELLEQQRDTLLEQLQLQDDPLAELEEEREQALTQRADVEQRLTQARQQLQALEADIRQQDSARIQAERFAETSRTALENRKLEWQSVQVREQTLAEQFAKTECDAAILQAEFPADASAETFLQALDSVQRSIQRLGAINLAAIDEFREQQERKHYLDQQNADLVAALETLETAIRKIDRETRARFKETFDKVNSRLGEMFPRLFGGGECYLEMTGDDLLTTGVAIMARPPGKRISTIYLMSGGEKALTAVALVFAIFELNPAPFCLLDEVDAPLDEANVGRFCELVRHMSEQVQFIFITHNKTTMELAENLIGVTMREAGVSRLVTVDMAEAVKLANS, from the coding sequence ATGAACAGTCGGGTGGATGTTGAAAACGCGCTGGTTTTATATCATGCTTGCGCGTTTGTCCATTACCACGCCCATAAATTAGGAAAAGAAGTGCGCCTTAGCAAAATCCGCATCGCCGGATTCAAAAGTTTCGTAGACCCCGTGACGCTGGATTTACGCAGCAATCTCACCGGTATTCTCGGCCCCAATGGGTGTGGCAAGTCCAACACCATTGATGCCGTGCGCTGGGTCATGGGTGAATCGTCTGCCAAGCACTTGCGTGGTGCGTCAATGGAAGATGTCATTTTCAACGGTTCTTCTTCACGCAAACCCATTGGTTTAGCCTCAGTCGAGCTGGTGTTCGATAATAGCGACGGCAAGTTGGGCGGCGAATACGCCAATTACGCGGAAATTTCAATCAAACGCCAAGTCAGCCGCGACGGGGATTCCAAATATTTCCTCAATGGCGCGAAATGCCGCCGCCGCGATATTACCGATATTTTCCTCGGTACAGGTTTAGGGCCACGCAGTTACGCGATTATTGAACAGGGTATGATTTCGCGCTTGATTGAAGCCAAACCCGAAGAATTGCGCCATACCCTCGAAGAAGCCGCCGGAATTTCGCGTTACAAAGAACGCCGCCGCGAAACCGAAACCCGCATGGCGCATACCCGCGAAAACCTCGAACGCCTGAGCGACTTGCGCGACGAACTCGAAAAACAACTGGAACGCCTCGACAAACAAGCCAAAGCCGCGCAACGTTTCCGCGAATTACGCGACCAAGAACGCCAACTCGAAGCCAGCGCGTTGTTATTGCAATGGCAACACCTGCAAGCGGATGGGGCGCAACGACTGCGTGAGCTGAGCCAGCTTTCCAATACCTATCAGGCGCATCTCACCGAGATGCACCATCTGGAAGCGGTTGTCACCGAATTGCGCGAAGGTTATGCCGATGCTAACGAAACCTTGAATGCGGTACAGGGCGAGTATTACCAAGCCGGATCAGAAATCGCCCGCATTGAACAAAGCATTCAACACCAGCGCGACATTGAACGCCGCCAGCAAGATGCCTTGCGCACTGCCGAACAAAGCATTGCCGAAACCTTGCGTCACGCTGCCGAAGACCGCACCAAACTTAGCGTGAGTGAAGCGGCGCTTGCCGACCTTATCCCGCGTGAAGACGATCTCAGTACGCAACTGGCCTTCGCCGAAGAACGCCTTGCCGAAGCCGAAGACCAACTGAATGACTGGCAAGAACACTGGCACACGCTGCAACAACACATTGCCGACCCTACTCGTCAGGCACAAGTTGAAAAAGTCCGCATTGAACAACTCGAACGCCAACTGAGCCAAACCAGCCAACGCCTAGAGCGCTTGCAGCAAGAAGCCAACAACCTTGCCCCCGCCAACGTTGCCGATGACGTGCAATTGCTGGAAGCACAACGCGAAGCCGCCACCGAAGAACTCACGCTTGCTGAAGACCAGCTTGCTAACCTTAGCGTGACGCTCAGCCAGCAACAGCAAGTGCAACGCGACCTTAATAGCCAGCTCGACGCGCAACGTTCCCGCCGCCAATCCCTGCAAGGGCGCTTAGCTTCGCTGGAAACGTTGCAACAATCCGGCTTAGACAAAACCAATAAGGCACGCCAACAATGGCTCAAAGAACACGCTTTGGACACCGCTCCCCGCTTGGCTGAAATCCTCAAAGTCGAAGCCGGTTGGGAAACCGCGTTTGAAACCGTGTTAGGGGAGGATTTGGATGCTATATGCATTCAAGGGGCGAGGGGAACAGAGGCATTCCCAAAAGCCGGAATAACGTTACTAAACATCGCAGCCCCTCTTGCCCCCTCGCCCCTTGAGGGAGATGGCTGGGGTGAGGGGTCTCTTGCCCACAAACTTCACGTGCCCGAAGCCGCGCGTAGCCTCGTCACTGGCATTCATTGTGCCGAGACCTTGCACGAAGCCTTATCCCAGCGTCACAGCCTTGCCCCCGGTGAAAGCATTATCACCCGCGACGGCCTGTGGTTAGGCACAAACTGGTTGCGGAGTCGCCGCCAAGACGAAGCCAACGGTAGTATCTTGCAACGCCAGCAAGAGATTGACAGCCTGCGCGAACAACTCGAACGGCTAGAAACCGAACTCAATGACTGGCAAACCAACGCCGACACTTTGCGCACCCGCATTAGTACGCTCGAACAACAGCGCCAGCAAGCGCAAGCCGATGTTAACCGCTTGCACCGCAGCGAATCCGAACAGCGTAACCGTTTGCATACCCTGCAACAGCGCATCGACCAGCTCAGCCAGCGCCGCCAGCAAATTGACAGTGAATGCACCGAACTCGCCAGCCAGCAACAGCAGCAAACTGCCGAACACGAACTCGCGACGACTCAACGCAACGCAGCCCTGGCCTTGCTCGAAACCTTGCAAACCGAACGCGACCAGCTTGCGACCACCCGCGAAGACTGGCAACACGCCGTCGGTGAAGCACGTCGTACTCAGCGTGACCTGCAAGATACGGTGCAAGACGTGCGCTTGCAGATCGAAACCCACCGTACCCAACGCGACAATAGCCAGCGCCAACTCGAACGCATCCACAGCCGCCTTGAATTGCTGGAGCAACAGCGCGATACCTTGTTGGAACAACTGCAATTACAAGACGATCCGCTGGCTGAACTGGAAGAAGAGCGTGAGCAAGCGCTCACCCAACGTGCTGACGTGGAGCAACGTTTGACCCAAGCCCGCCAGCAGTTGCAAGCGCTCGAAGCCGATATTCGTCAGCAAGACAGCGCCCGCATTCAAGCCGAACGCTTTGCCGAAACCTCACGCACTGCCTTGGAAAACCGTAAGCTGGAATGGCAAAGCGTGCAGGTACGTGAACAAACGCTTGCCGAACAATTTGCCAAAACCGAGTGTGACGCGGCGATTTTGCAGGCTGAATTTCCGGCAGATGCCAGTGCCGAGACCTTTTTACAGGCATTGGACAGTGTGCAACGCAGTATCCAGCGTTTAGGGGCAATCAACCTTGCCGCTATCGACGAATTCCGTGAACAACAAGAACGCAAACATTACTTGGATCAACAAAATGCGGATTTAGTCGCCGCATTAGAGACCTTGGAAACCGCCATCCGTAAAATTGACCGTGAAACCCGTGCGCGTTTCAAAGAAACCTTCGACAAAGTAAACAGCCGTTTGGGGGAAATGTTCCCGCGCTTGTTTGGTGGGGGGGAATGTTATCTGGAAATGACCGGCGATGACCTGCTCACCACCGGGGTGGCGATTATGGCACGCCCGCCGGGCAAGCGAATTTCGACCATTTACCTGATGTCAGGTGGCGAAAAGGCGTTAACAGCGGTAGCCTTGGTATTTGCGATTTTTGAACTGAATCCAGCCCCGTTTTGCCTGTTGGATGAGGTGGATGCGCCCCTTGATGAGGCTAATGTCGGGCGTTTCTGTGAACTGGTCAGGCACATGTCAGAACAGGTACAATTCATATTTATTACCCACAATAAGACCACGATGGAACTTGCCGAAAATCTTATCGGTGTTACCATGCGTGAAGCGGGGGTGTCACGGCTGGTGACGGTAGACATGGCGGAAGCTGTCAAGCTGGCTAATAGCTAA
- the queF gene encoding preQ(1) synthase: MSTRPSKELDTFPNPNPQRDYTIRIDLPEFTCICPKTGQPDFAQFKIEYVPDAKCVELKSLKLYMWSYREEGAFHEAVTNKILEDLVAATEPRFMRLTGVWNVRGGVYTTVIVEHRQAGWQPAPKVELP; encoded by the coding sequence ATGTCTACACGCCCCAGCAAAGAACTCGACACCTTCCCCAACCCTAACCCGCAACGCGATTACACCATTCGCATTGATTTACCCGAATTTACCTGCATTTGCCCCAAAACCGGGCAGCCGGATTTCGCGCAGTTCAAAATCGAATACGTCCCTGATGCAAAGTGCGTTGAGCTGAAATCCCTCAAATTGTACATGTGGAGCTACCGTGAAGAAGGCGCGTTCCACGAAGCCGTCACGAATAAAATTTTGGAAGATTTGGTTGCCGCCACTGAACCGCGCTTTATGCGCCTGACCGGGGTGTGGAATGTACGCGGCGGCGTTTACACCACCGTAATCGTCGAACACCGTCAGGCAGGCTGGCAACCTGCCCCCAAAGTTGAACTGCCGTAA
- a CDS encoding peptidylprolyl isomerase has translation MKRFFITIFAMLLSFATLGCNAEEKAAATPTSGDKMSTILIETTKGNIKIELDAAAAPKTVENILAYVKEGFYEGTIFHRVIPGFMVQGGGMNETMKEKADKRPPVKNEANNGLKNDRGTVAMARTNDPHSASSQFFINVSNNDFLNFRSETAQGWGYAVFGKVVEGMDVVDAIVGVKTGNFGPHGDVPVQPILMNKVTIVE, from the coding sequence ATGAAACGTTTTTTTATTACTATTTTTGCCATGTTACTGAGCTTTGCCACTTTGGGCTGTAATGCCGAGGAAAAAGCCGCAGCAACACCCACTTCTGGAGATAAAATGTCTACTATTCTGATTGAAACCACCAAAGGCAACATCAAAATCGAACTGGATGCCGCCGCTGCACCCAAAACGGTTGAAAACATTCTGGCTTACGTCAAGGAAGGTTTTTACGAAGGGACTATTTTCCACCGCGTCATTCCCGGCTTCATGGTGCAAGGCGGTGGCATGAACGAAACCATGAAAGAAAAAGCGGACAAGCGCCCACCTGTCAAAAACGAAGCCAACAACGGCTTGAAAAATGACCGTGGCACGGTAGCAATGGCGCGTACTAACGACCCGCATTCCGCTTCTTCACAATTCTTCATCAACGTCAGCAACAACGATTTCCTGAACTTCCGTTCTGAAACCGCACAAGGCTGGGGCTACGCGGTCTTCGGTAAAGTCGTCGAAGGCATGGATGTAGTTGACGCGATTGTTGGCGTAAAAACGGGCAATTTCGGCCCGCACGGTGACGTGCCGGTACAACCGATCCTGATGAACAAAGTTACTATCGTCGAATAA
- a CDS encoding carboxymuconolactone decarboxylase family protein: MVDTDFIASLKRARTYGLGEFLEIISELSQESTKKGALDRKHKELITLGIALAKGCHRCIDIHTEAAIKLGATDTEMLQVRRVALYVQASPEHHHTELWKAWTDSWREFSLSKGCIDRRCRELVGLGIALVQQDARLIEMHVKAAREFGASPEEIFEVMPIALLMDGAPALSQIPQLVHALEQYDALEVAA, encoded by the coding sequence ATGGTAGATACCGACTTCATCGCGTCACTCAAACGCGCACGCACTTACGGGCTGGGCGAGTTTTTGGAAATTATTAGCGAGCTTTCTCAAGAGAGCACCAAAAAAGGCGCACTGGATCGCAAGCATAAGGAGCTAATAACGTTAGGGATTGCCCTCGCGAAAGGCTGCCACCGCTGCATCGACATTCACACCGAAGCCGCCATTAAACTCGGCGCAACCGATACGGAAATGCTGCAAGTACGCCGCGTTGCGCTTTACGTGCAAGCCAGCCCTGAACATCACCACACCGAATTGTGGAAAGCCTGGACGGATTCATGGCGCGAATTTTCCCTCAGCAAAGGCTGTATTGACCGCCGTTGCCGCGAACTGGTCGGTTTGGGCATCGCTTTGGTGCAACAAGACGCGCGGCTGATTGAGATGCATGTCAAAGCTGCCCGCGAATTTGGCGCAAGCCCGGAAGAAATCTTCGAGGTGATGCCGATTGCCCTGCTGATGGATGGCGCACCCGCGCTTTCACAAATTCCGCAATTGGTCCATGCCCTTGAACAGTATGACGCCCTTGAGGTCGCCGCCTGA
- a CDS encoding MGMT family protein, with translation MPPGYVATYGDVAALAGLPGHARLVGYALHALPEFSDVPWQRVINAQGKISLGRAYPGGDLHQRHLLEAEGVEFDANGKIALKRFRWQPSC, from the coding sequence ATTCCCCCCGGTTACGTCGCCACTTACGGCGATGTAGCCGCACTGGCAGGTTTGCCGGGTCATGCACGTTTAGTCGGCTATGCCCTGCACGCCCTGCCGGAATTTTCCGATGTGCCTTGGCAACGGGTCATCAACGCGCAAGGCAAAATCAGTTTAGGGCGAGCTTACCCCGGTGGGGATTTGCACCAACGCCACTTGCTCGAAGCCGAAGGTGTGGAATTTGATGCCAATGGCAAAATTGCGCTAAAACGTTTCCGCTGGCAACCCTCATGCTGA